The sequence below is a genomic window from Deltaproteobacteria bacterium.
AAGGGAGGTTTGCCTGTATTTTTTCTTGATTTTTTTGGTTTGGAAAAAATTGATAATTCCCGGATTCTGGCGGCCTCTCCACATTCCAATTTTGTCTGTTGAGCTTCTTACCTTAATCTGGTAAAAAGAATAAACTGCAAATTTCAAGAGAGGGGTTGGCTATGGACGTGCGCATCGTCATCTGCGGTTTGGGAAGAGTGGGAAGGGCTTTTGTTGGTTTGCTTATCCAGAAAGACAAGGACCTGAGGAACCGGTATGGATTGAAGCTGAAAGTCGTGGCGGCCGTGGACATCGGGGGAGCGGCTGTTGACCCTGAGGGTTTGCCATTGCAGGATCTTCTGGCTCATCTGGAGAAGGGGGGGCGGGTCGAAGATATGATCGGCTATGGCAAGAAAGGCTTTACCGGGGTCGAAGCGCTTACTTTGGGGATCGCGGATTTGCTGGTTGAAACGACCCCGACCAACATTAGAGACGGCGAGCCTGCCATGACGCACATCCGTACCGCCCTGGGCCAGGGCCGGCACGTAGTTACAGCGGCCAAGGGTCCCTTAGTCCTCCGGCATAAAGAGTTGAAAACTCTGGCTGAAAAGGCCGAGGTCAAATTGATGATCAGCGCGGCAACTGCGGCGGCCCTACCGACCTTGGACGTCGGACTTTCTTGCCTGGCCGGGACGGAAGTTTTGACGGCTGAGGGGATTCTCAACGGGACCACGAATTATATCCTCACCCGAATGTACGAAGACGGGTGCCCCTATGCCGAAGCCTTGGCCGAAGCTCAGAAGATGGGGGTTGCGGAACCCGACCCCTCCTTGGATGTGGAAGGGAGAGATACAGCCAATAAAATCCTGCTCATTGCCAACGAAGTTTTTCGGGCCGGGCTGTCCCTTGAGGATGTTTCCGTAGAAGGGATTACCAAGGTCAAACCGGAAGAGGTTGACCGGGCGAAGAAAGAAGGGAAGGTTATCAAACTCATCGGCAAGGTGGAGAAAAAAGAAGGGAAAATAGTGGCATCTGTCGCTCCGATGGCCCTGCCTTGGGAACATCCTCTGGCCAATGTCCGGGGCACGGAAAAGGCCATTTCCTACCTTACGGATACCATGGACCGGGTGACGGTCTCCGGCGGGAAATCAAACCCGGTAGGAGCGGCCGCAGCGATCCTGAAGGATATTATTCGGATTTATAAAGGATAAAATTTGCCCAGGGTTCACAGCGGGTGAAATATTGAAAATCATCAGTCGTAAGACCTTTTAGATCACTTTAGGTACTTAAATTAATCGGGAGGAAATATGAAGAAAAAGAAAAGTATTCAGGATTTTTATATGATGAAGGAAAAAGGGGAGCCAATCACTTTTATCACCAGTTATGATTACCCCACGGCCACCTTCGCTGAGAAAGCCGGGATGGATATGATCCTGGTAGGAGATTCTCTGGGTATGTGCGTTTACGGATACGAAGGAACCATGCCCGTAACCATGGACCAGATGATTGTCCACAGCGAGGCTGTACGCAGGGGAGCCCCGAATACGTGTGTCATCGGGGATATGCCTTTTCTTTCCTACCAGACCACGGATGAGGCGGCGGTGGAAAATGCCGGGCGCTTTTTCAAGGAAGCGAGGATGGATGCGGTCAAATTGGAAGGGGGGGTGCGCGTGGCCAGCCGCATCAGGGCTATCGTAGACGCCGGCATGCTGGTGATGGGCCACATCGGGCTTACCCCTCAAAGTTCTTCCCAATTGGGCGGGTTCAAAGCCCAGGGGAGAACTCTCGACAGTGCTAAGGCCCAGCTCGATGATGCCCTGGCCGTGCAGGAGGCGGGCGCGGCCATGATTCTTCTCGAGGCCATTCCTCCGGAGGTTGCCGGTTATATCCGGGACACCCTGACCATCCCCGTTTTGTCCATTGGCGCCGGCCCCTATTGCGACGGGCAACTCCTTATCGTCAGCGACATGCTCGGGATCTTCGAAGCCTTCACTCCCAAATTTGTGAAGCGCTACGCTGAAGTGGCCAAAGTTTGCACAGAAGCTTTAACGGCGTATGTTCAAGATGTGAGAAACAGGGTTTTCCCGGAACCCAAACATATCTACCCGATGATTCCTGAAGAGCTGACCAAATTCAAAGAATGGGTAGCTGCTGAGAAGGGGGAAAGTTCCCCCCACGGGGTATCTTGAGAGTATAGGAAATTCCTTTTTGGACACGGATTTACACAGAAAGTCGCTTAGCGCTTGGCGCTATGCGCATAGCGTCTTTTTTGTTTCTGCGGTTATCGGCATAAATCTGCGTCCTATTAAATTTTAAAAAAGGAGGGGGGACCATGTTTGAATTTATTAAAAAAGCGATTTTCATCGGTGCAGGGCTGGCCTCCATGACCGCCGAAAAGATTGAAGAGGCGGTGGAGGAAATTGTTAAAAAAGGTGAAATATCGGAAAAGCAGGGGAAGGAATTAATCCAAGATCTAAAAGAGAAATCCGGGAAAGTTAAAAAAGACTTCGGGGAGAGGATCGATAAGGTTGTGAATGACACCTTACAGAAGCTCAATATACCCACGAGAACAGAAGTGGAAGAACTGAGAGCAAGAATCGAACAGCTGGAGAAGGCAGCCGAGAAGAAGGAATAATCGATGCAGATCCGCAAGATCGGCGTTGTCTCCCGCACCTACCGGCACATCAACCGGTACCGCCAGATCCTGACCATTTTATTTAAATACGGCTTTGGAGAACTGGTAGACCGGCTGCATGTGGGACAATACCTGGAAATCGGCATGCAGATGATTTCCAGGAGCCGCCGGGAGCGAGTGGAAAAGCTAACCCGATCCGAGCGGATCCGCATGGCTTTTGAAGAACTCGGGTCGACGTTTATCAAGTTGGCCCAGATCCTTTCCACCCGTCCGGATTTGATTCCCCCTGAGTTTGCCCAGGAATTAGCCAAACTTCAAGACCAGGTTCCTCCTTTTCCTTTTGCTCAGGTGAGAGAAATTGTTGAGGCGGAGCTAAAAGCTCCGATCGAGGAGAAGTTTCAACATTTCGAAGAAGCACCCCTGGCAGCGGCGTCCATCGGCCAGGTTCATCGGGCCCGGCTGCAAAGCGGGGAAGAAGTGGTTGTAAAAGTACAGCGGCCGGGCATCCGCCACCAGATCGAAGTGGATTTAGAAATTTTGCTTCATATCGCCACCCTGATCGAAAGACACGTTGAGGAATTGGGGATCCAACGCCCTACCCGGATTGTGGAAGAGTTTGCTCGCACCCTGGTAAGGGAGATTGACTATACCATTGAAGCATCCCAGACCGAACGTTTCGCCCGTCAGTTTCTCGGCAATGCCACCATTTACGTCCCCCGGATTTATCGTGAGGCCACCACGGAGCGTATCCTGACCATGGAATATATTCCGGGGATCAAAGCCTCCGAAGTGACCGCGCTGGATCAGCAGGGCTTTGATCGAAAAATCATCGCTTCCCGCGGGACTGATTTAATCCTTGAACAGGTTTTCCAACATGGGTTTTTTCACGCCGATCCGCACCCGGGAAATGTTTTCCTCCTTCCGGACAATGTTATCTGTTACCTCGATTTTGGCATGATGGGCAGTGTTGACCGGCAGGCCCGGGATAATTTTGCCGACCTGGTTTATGGTTATGTCTGCCGGGATGAGTCCAAAATCGCCCAGGCTTTGTTGAAGATTATCGAATGGGACGTTGAACCGGACCGGCGGGCCCTGGAAAAAGACATCGCCGATTTTATAGCGATGTACTTGTATCGCCCTCTCAAAGAGTTGCGGATCGCCAATATTTCCAAAGCGCTCCTGGCATTGATCACCCGCCACCGGCTGCGCCTCCCGCCGGATATATTCCTGATGATCAAGGCCCTAACCACAGCAGAAGGGGTGGGAGTGGCGCTGGATCCTGACCTGGACATGGCCGAAAAAGCCGCTCCCTTCATCAAACGGATCAAAATGGAGCGCCTGCATCCCAGGCGGATCATCGGTGAATTTCTTGATTCAGGCGGGGACCTCATCCAATTGCTCAAGGAAATTCCCGGGGAGATGAGCGACATCCTCAAACAGGTAAAACAGGGAAAGGTGAAAATTGGTTTTGAACACCGGGGGCTGGAAAATTTTGCCTTTCATATAAATCGATCGTCAAACCGAATTGCCTTTTCTCTCCTGATTTCTTCCCTGATTATCGGGTCTTCCCTGATCATCCGGACCGAGATCGGACCTTTTCTTTTCGGCTTTCCCATCTTGGGGCTTTTGGGGTTCACCATCGCCGGCATTTTTGGCATCTGGTTGCTCATTTCCATCCTGCGCTCGGGGAGGCTGTGAAAAAATTTAAAAAAACGCCAGATCGCCTACCTTGAAAATAGAAGGGATTTAGAAATGACGCCTAAAGAACGAATGCTGTTGGAATTTCAGAGGCAGGTGGGAGATAAAGGATTTGCTGCCGCCCGGGGTTTGGCGGCGGCCAGCCCCATGCAACAAATTATGAGAGATTTTCTGGATGCTACTCAGTTTTATCTTGAGATGTACGATCATCCCCAAGAGATGCGCCAGCTCTGTGAAGACCTGGAGCCTTATTATGATCAGCTTTTTCAGGTCCTGGCCAACTCCCCGGCAGAAGTGGTTTTCCATGGAAGCAATTTCGACGAGATGATTACCTATCCTCCGTTCTTTCGTAATTATATTATGCCCTACCTGCAAA
It includes:
- a CDS encoding phasin family protein, which gives rise to MFEFIKKAIFIGAGLASMTAEKIEEAVEEIVKKGEISEKQGKELIQDLKEKSGKVKKDFGERIDKVVNDTLQKLNIPTRTEVEELRARIEQLEKAAEKKE
- a CDS encoding AarF/UbiB family protein is translated as MQIRKIGVVSRTYRHINRYRQILTILFKYGFGELVDRLHVGQYLEIGMQMISRSRRERVEKLTRSERIRMAFEELGSTFIKLAQILSTRPDLIPPEFAQELAKLQDQVPPFPFAQVREIVEAELKAPIEEKFQHFEEAPLAAASIGQVHRARLQSGEEVVVKVQRPGIRHQIEVDLEILLHIATLIERHVEELGIQRPTRIVEEFARTLVREIDYTIEASQTERFARQFLGNATIYVPRIYREATTERILTMEYIPGIKASEVTALDQQGFDRKIIASRGTDLILEQVFQHGFFHADPHPGNVFLLPDNVICYLDFGMMGSVDRQARDNFADLVYGYVCRDESKIAQALLKIIEWDVEPDRRALEKDIADFIAMYLYRPLKELRIANISKALLALITRHRLRLPPDIFLMIKALTTAEGVGVALDPDLDMAEKAAPFIKRIKMERLHPRRIIGEFLDSGGDLIQLLKEIPGEMSDILKQVKQGKVKIGFEHRGLENFAFHINRSSNRIAFSLLISSLIIGSSLIIRTEIGPFLFGFPILGLLGFTIAGIFGIWLLISILRSGRL
- the panB gene encoding 3-methyl-2-oxobutanoate hydroxymethyltransferase codes for the protein MKKKKSIQDFYMMKEKGEPITFITSYDYPTATFAEKAGMDMILVGDSLGMCVYGYEGTMPVTMDQMIVHSEAVRRGAPNTCVIGDMPFLSYQTTDEAAVENAGRFFKEARMDAVKLEGGVRVASRIRAIVDAGMLVMGHIGLTPQSSSQLGGFKAQGRTLDSAKAQLDDALAVQEAGAAMILLEAIPPEVAGYIRDTLTIPVLSIGAGPYCDGQLLIVSDMLGIFEAFTPKFVKRYAEVAKVCTEALTAYVQDVRNRVFPEPKHIYPMIPEELTKFKEWVAAEKGESSPHGVS
- a CDS encoding homoserine dehydrogenase, producing MDVRIVICGLGRVGRAFVGLLIQKDKDLRNRYGLKLKVVAAVDIGGAAVDPEGLPLQDLLAHLEKGGRVEDMIGYGKKGFTGVEALTLGIADLLVETTPTNIRDGEPAMTHIRTALGQGRHVVTAAKGPLVLRHKELKTLAEKAEVKLMISAATAAALPTLDVGLSCLAGTEVLTAEGILNGTTNYILTRMYEDGCPYAEALAEAQKMGVAEPDPSLDVEGRDTANKILLIANEVFRAGLSLEDVSVEGITKVKPEEVDRAKKEGKVIKLIGKVEKKEGKIVASVAPMALPWEHPLANVRGTEKAISYLTDTMDRVTVSGGKSNPVGAAAAILKDIIRIYKG